Proteins from a genomic interval of Anolis sagrei isolate rAnoSag1 chromosome 1, rAnoSag1.mat, whole genome shotgun sequence:
- the SLC35D3 gene encoding solute carrier family 35 member D3 has translation MQGLCRGRRALGVWVAVAHGVFSGSLNILLKFLLSRYHFAFLTLLQCLTSSTAALSLELLRRRGALDVPPFGPSLARLFAGVTLLSTLQSSLTLWSLRGLSLPMYVVFKRCLPLVTLLVGVLVLKNGVPSLGVSIAVLITTCGAALAGAGDLTGDPLGYVTGVLAVLVHAAYLVLIQKTSADSDYGPLTAQYVIAVSATPFLIIFSFASMDAINVWSFPGWKDPLMTCIFIACVFIGCAMNFTTLHCTYINSAVTTSFVGVVKSIATITVGMVAFNDVEPTKLFIAGVVVNTVGSVIYCVVKYIETRKQSNYEDLEKEIRQEEKKECDGDQPPFIMEEISNETEPGDTMIEEAVGESNQQSTEEVDSIMREANTPKISEEGSSEGLSKSSLKDAYLGVWRLVRGANYMKKDYLVENEELPSP, from the exons ATGCAGGGTCTGTGCCGGGGCCGGCGGGCGCTGGGCGTGTGGGTGGCGGTGGCGCACGGGGTCTTCTCGGGCTCGCTGAACATCCTGCTGAAGTTCCTGCTGAGCCGCTACCACTTCGCCTTCCTGACGCTGCTGCAGTGCCTGACCAGCTCCACGGCGGCGCTGAGCCTGGAGCTGCTGCGGCGGAGGGGCGCCCTGGACGTGCCGCCCTTCGGCCCCAGCCTGGCGCGCCTCTTCGCCGGCGTCACCCTCCTCTCCACGCTCCAGTCCAGCCTCACCCTCTGGTCCCTCCGCGGGCTCAGCCTCCCCATGTACGTGGTCTTCAAGCGCTGCCTGCCCCTCGTCACCCTCCTCGTCGGCGTCCTCGTCCTCAAGAACGGCGTGCCTTCCCTCGGCGTCTCCATCGCCGTCCTCATCACCACCTGCGGAGCCGCCCTCGCCG GTGCAGGTGACCTGACTGGGGATCCACTTGGGTACGTGACTGGAGTGCTGGCCGTGTTGGTGCATGCAGCATATTTGGTACTCATCCAAAAGACGAGTGCAGACAGTGACTATGGACCTTTGACAGCCCAGTATGTCATCGCTGTGTCAGCCACCCCTTTCCTCATCATCTTCTCCTTTGCCAGCATGGATGCCATCAACGTTTGGTCCTTCCCAGGATGGAAAGATCCTCTCATGACATGTATCTTCATTGCATGTGTTTTTATTGGCTGTGCCATGAATTTCACTACACTTCACTGCACTTATATCAACTCAGCAGTCACTACTAGTTTTGTTGGGGTAGTGAAGAGCATTGCGACCATTACCGTTGGGATGGTGGCCTTCAATGATGTTGAGCCCACAAAACTGTTCATAGCAGGGGTGGTGGTAAATACTGTGGGGTCTGTCATTTATTGTGTGGTCAAGTATATTGAAACAAGAAAGCAAAGTAATTATGAAGATCTGGAGAAGGAAATTaggcaggaggaaaagaaagaatgtgATGGAGATCAGCCACCCTTCATAATGGAGGAGATATCCAATGAGACAGAGCCAGGAGATACAATGATAGAGGAGGCAGTAGGTGAAAGCAACCAGCAAAGCACAGAAGAGGTGGACAGCATTATGAGAGAAGCAAATACACCCAAGATCTCTGAAGAGGGAAGCTCTGAAGGACTTAGCAAAAGCTCATTAAAAGATGCTTACCTTGGAGTATGGAGGCTGGTCCGAGGAGCAAATTATATGAAGAAAGATTATTTAGTAGAGAATGAAGAATTACCAAGTCCTTGA